In Pleurocapsa sp. PCC 7319, the following are encoded in one genomic region:
- a CDS encoding DNA cytosine methyltransferase: MIKFIDLFAGTGGIRLALEQACSDFGIETECVYSSEIDKNACLSYELNFGVNPYSDITKVNEFPDFNFLLAGFPCQAFSYAGKRKGFGDTRGTLFFDVERILKQKKPNYFLLENVRGLVTHDKGRTFKTIKDSLESIGYSVSYLLLNSSNFDVPQNRVRIYIVGVLNQPVKLTLNSDLGAADTHKFKKKSKYIQISLFGEEQEKAVTVRDILESDPDQKYNCSLDFVEKLRKVVGNDFTNLHGYRLIDYRGGKSLHSWELGVKGDCTPQEVEFMNLLISNRRKKIFGTHQDGKSLTKEQILTFYHENDFSKVTKSLINKGYLSCYDNKYNPVCGNMSFEVFKFLDPDGISITLTASDANRLGVVQNNIPRRITPRECARLQGYPDTYKLLDNDNAVYKQMGNGVSVPVVKAVLSNFIEHNYAQQLTKATSGQSKAYRSLFGIQLLPAADAMR, from the coding sequence TTGATTAAATTTATTGACTTATTTGCTGGTACAGGTGGCATACGTTTGGCTCTAGAACAGGCTTGTAGTGATTTTGGTATTGAAACAGAATGTGTATATAGCTCTGAAATTGATAAAAATGCATGTCTGTCTTATGAGTTAAATTTTGGAGTTAATCCCTATTCTGATATTACTAAAGTTAATGAATTTCCAGATTTTAATTTCTTGTTAGCTGGTTTTCCTTGCCAAGCATTTTCTTATGCAGGTAAGCGTAAGGGATTTGGCGATACAAGAGGAACATTATTTTTTGATGTAGAAAGAATATTAAAACAAAAAAAACCAAACTATTTTCTGCTAGAAAATGTAAGGGGGTTAGTTACGCATGATAAAGGTCGAACATTTAAAACGATAAAAGACAGCCTTGAGAGTATTGGTTATTCAGTTAGCTATTTGCTTCTTAACTCAAGTAATTTTGATGTGCCGCAAAATAGAGTCAGAATTTATATTGTCGGCGTTCTGAATCAACCTGTTAAATTAACACTTAACAGCGACCTTGGGGCTGCTGACACTCATAAATTCAAAAAAAAATCGAAATATATACAAATATCTTTATTCGGCGAAGAACAAGAAAAAGCTGTTACCGTAAGAGATATTCTAGAATCAGATCCAGATCAAAAGTATAATTGTTCTCTTGATTTTGTTGAAAAATTAAGAAAAGTAGTTGGAAATGATTTTACGAATTTACATGGCTATAGATTGATAGATTATAGAGGTGGCAAATCTTTACACTCATGGGAGCTTGGTGTAAAAGGTGACTGTACTCCACAAGAAGTGGAATTCATGAATTTACTTATCTCAAATCGAAGAAAAAAGATATTTGGAACGCATCAAGATGGAAAAAGTTTGACAAAGGAACAAATATTAACCTTTTACCATGAAAATGATTTCTCTAAAGTAACAAAATCATTGATAAATAAAGGATATTTAAGCTGTTATGACAATAAATACAACCCTGTTTGCGGCAATATGTCTTTTGAGGTTTTTAAATTTCTTGATCCTGATGGAATATCAATCACACTTACTGCATCAGATGCAAATAGATTAGGTGTTGTACAAAATAATATCCCAAGACGCATAACTCCAAGAGAATGCGCAAGATTACAGGGGTATCCAGATACGTATAAATTACTAGATAATGATAATGCTGTTTATAAACAAATGGGGAATGGGGTATCAGTTCCTGTTGTCAAAGCAGTTTTGAGCAATTTCATCGAGCACAATTACGCACAGCAGCTAACAAAAGCAACCAGCGGACAGTCAAAAGCTTACCGCTCGTTATTCGGTATACAGCTTCTTCCTGCCGCTGATGCAATGCGTTAA
- a CDS encoding carbonic anhydrase, producing the protein MTLPVNTSNAQKKNAIDAIEALKQLQAGNARFVADRPRHPHAKTDWRQALEKGQHPFAVVLGCSDSRVPPELIFDQGFGDLFIVRVAGNVVDVDVTASVEYAIDHLDTQLVIVMGHSNCGAVTATLDHLSNDEGEPAEVVSLLYRIEPAIVGIPKNLSRQKQIAHAVKRNVELAVRRLSHVPDLRRRVTTGKIKIVGGVYDMHTGKVNFID; encoded by the coding sequence ATGACCCTTCCTGTTAACACTTCCAACGCGCAGAAAAAAAATGCTATTGATGCTATAGAGGCGCTGAAACAACTCCAAGCCGGAAATGCCAGATTCGTTGCGGACCGACCGCGCCACCCACATGCGAAAACCGATTGGCGACAAGCATTAGAGAAAGGACAACATCCGTTCGCGGTCGTCCTCGGTTGTAGCGACTCCCGGGTCCCGCCCGAACTGATCTTCGATCAGGGATTCGGTGATCTATTCATCGTCCGTGTCGCTGGAAACGTTGTTGACGTTGACGTGACCGCAAGCGTCGAATACGCGATTGATCATCTCGACACGCAGCTAGTCATTGTGATGGGTCATTCAAATTGCGGCGCTGTCACGGCTACGCTGGACCATCTTTCAAACGACGAAGGTGAACCAGCAGAAGTGGTTTCTTTGCTATACCGAATTGAACCCGCAATTGTCGGAATCCCCAAAAACCTGTCTCGCCAAAAACAGATCGCTCACGCAGTAAAGCGTAACGTTGAACTTGCCGTTCGCCGTCTTTCCCACGTTCCCGACTTGCGCCGCAGGGTAACAACTGGCAAAATCAAGATTGTCGGTGGGGTCTACGATATGCACACCGGCAAAGTCAATTTTATCGATTGA